Proteins encoded within one genomic window of Hermetia illucens chromosome 2, iHerIll2.2.curated.20191125, whole genome shotgun sequence:
- the LOC119649335 gene encoding uncharacterized protein LOC119649335 isoform X1, with translation MEEVEKPEPSSITQADIPLAITEVYSYHPYSAPPSDSTFLTIVYGLMGFSWNYQRNLMLVSNYDAENGLATITRRNRGKEIAVSIGVILLAENLFAVVEEYTERLFGESTMLVGLLYLLGCGHEETFFLLILRKSLLTCLLLNLGGYYFMGFGRSNALRLLGISVVSFSVSLSASALIRHLALFNKRLLMAYLLGSHFSDIMAPLLYTLTAEHLSFGKRLLPLVVLPVIQIVIFVILLKGREQARQEELSWQKVQALIFTNARSLPKFRDNWRLLSPYIILQVFEVYSSQGICKHLDVLQMHLSKTVEFRLYNTISKIGCFLGALIGHFVWTTQMWILSLVEMFGFAILLSRAASGIALWEAILLLVCEGLISGFGKMSTFFAIRRQGDDSPEEIALSLRVIQQASKFSGIVAGLGLTMSDDLLYQFESVKW, from the exons ATGGAAGAGGTCGAAAAACCAGAGCCATCATCCATAACACAGGCTGATATTCCACTAGCTATAACCGAAGTGTACAGCTACCATCCTTACTCAGCTCCCCCTTCAGATTCCACTTTCCTCACAATTGTATATGGACTCATGGGATTTAGCTGGAATTATCAAAGAAATCTCATGCTTGTGTCCAATTATGATGCTGAAAATGGGCTAGCAACGATT ACCCGTCGAAATCGTGGCAAGGAGATTGCAGTTTCGATTGGAGTTATACTTCTTGCAGAAAATTTATTTGCCGTCGTTGAAGAGTATACTGAACGCCTATTTGGGGAGTCCACAATGTTAGTAGGATTGCTCTATCTGCTAGGATGTGGTCATGAAgaaacattttttcttcttattttaaGGAAGTCACTGCTGACCTGCTTGCTCCTCAACCTAGGGGGATACTACTTTATGGGCTTCGGGCGCAGCAACGCTCTTCGATTGCTTGGGATCTCGGTAGTGTCTTTCAGTGTTTCCTTATCAGCTTCGGCAttgattcgccatttggctttatttaaTAA ACGTCTCCTAATGGCTTATTTGCTGGGCTCTCATTTCAGCGATATAATGGCGCCATTACTTTACACCTTGACAGCCGAGCACTTATCATTTGGCAAACGTTTATTACCACTTGTTGTCCTGCCAGTAATACAAATCGTAATTTTCGTGATTCTACTAAAAGGAAGAGAACAGGCACGACAGGAGGAGTTATCTTGGCAGAAAGTTCAAGCGCTTATTTTCACAAACGCTCGCAGTTTGCCAAAATTTAGAGACAACTGGAGGCTTCTGAGTCCCTACATTATTCTGCAAGTCTTCGAAGTGTATTCGTCCCAAGGAATATGCAAGCATTTAGATGTTCTGCAGATGCATCTATCAAAAACTGTCGAATTCCGTCTGTACAATACCATCAGCAAAATTGGATGTTTCCTTGGTGCACTCATTGGCCATTTTGTTTGGACCACCCAAATGTGGATTTTGAGTTTAGTGGAAATGTTCGGTTTTGCTATTTTACTAAGTAGGGCAGCATCTGGAATTGCTCTGTGGGAAGCAATTTTACTGCTGGTATGCGAAGGTCTTATTAGTGGATTCGGGAAAATGTCTACATTTTTCGCTATTCGAAGACAAGGGGACGATAGCCCCGAGGAGATCGCGCTTAGCCTCAGAGTAATTCAACAAGCATCTAAATTCTCAGGAATAGTTGCCGGTTTAGGTTTGACAATGTCGGATGATTTGTTGTATCAATTTGAAAGTGTAAAGTGGTAA
- the LOC119649335 gene encoding uncharacterized protein LOC119649335 isoform X2 → MEEVEKPEPSSITQADIPLAITEVYSYHPYSAPPSDSTFLTIVYGLMGFSWNYQRNLMLVSNYDAENGLATITRRNRGKEIAVSIGVILLAENLFAVVEEYTERLFGESTMKSLLTCLLLNLGGYYFMGFGRSNALRLLGISVVSFSVSLSASALIRHLALFNKRLLMAYLLGSHFSDIMAPLLYTLTAEHLSFGKRLLPLVVLPVIQIVIFVILLKGREQARQEELSWQKVQALIFTNARSLPKFRDNWRLLSPYIILQVFEVYSSQGICKHLDVLQMHLSKTVEFRLYNTISKIGCFLGALIGHFVWTTQMWILSLVEMFGFAILLSRAASGIALWEAILLLVCEGLISGFGKMSTFFAIRRQGDDSPEEIALSLRVIQQASKFSGIVAGLGLTMSDDLLYQFESVKW, encoded by the exons ATGGAAGAGGTCGAAAAACCAGAGCCATCATCCATAACACAGGCTGATATTCCACTAGCTATAACCGAAGTGTACAGCTACCATCCTTACTCAGCTCCCCCTTCAGATTCCACTTTCCTCACAATTGTATATGGACTCATGGGATTTAGCTGGAATTATCAAAGAAATCTCATGCTTGTGTCCAATTATGATGCTGAAAATGGGCTAGCAACGATT ACCCGTCGAAATCGTGGCAAGGAGATTGCAGTTTCGATTGGAGTTATACTTCTTGCAGAAAATTTATTTGCCGTCGTTGAAGAGTATACTGAACGCCTATTTGGGGAGTCCACAAT GAAGTCACTGCTGACCTGCTTGCTCCTCAACCTAGGGGGATACTACTTTATGGGCTTCGGGCGCAGCAACGCTCTTCGATTGCTTGGGATCTCGGTAGTGTCTTTCAGTGTTTCCTTATCAGCTTCGGCAttgattcgccatttggctttatttaaTAA ACGTCTCCTAATGGCTTATTTGCTGGGCTCTCATTTCAGCGATATAATGGCGCCATTACTTTACACCTTGACAGCCGAGCACTTATCATTTGGCAAACGTTTATTACCACTTGTTGTCCTGCCAGTAATACAAATCGTAATTTTCGTGATTCTACTAAAAGGAAGAGAACAGGCACGACAGGAGGAGTTATCTTGGCAGAAAGTTCAAGCGCTTATTTTCACAAACGCTCGCAGTTTGCCAAAATTTAGAGACAACTGGAGGCTTCTGAGTCCCTACATTATTCTGCAAGTCTTCGAAGTGTATTCGTCCCAAGGAATATGCAAGCATTTAGATGTTCTGCAGATGCATCTATCAAAAACTGTCGAATTCCGTCTGTACAATACCATCAGCAAAATTGGATGTTTCCTTGGTGCACTCATTGGCCATTTTGTTTGGACCACCCAAATGTGGATTTTGAGTTTAGTGGAAATGTTCGGTTTTGCTATTTTACTAAGTAGGGCAGCATCTGGAATTGCTCTGTGGGAAGCAATTTTACTGCTGGTATGCGAAGGTCTTATTAGTGGATTCGGGAAAATGTCTACATTTTTCGCTATTCGAAGACAAGGGGACGATAGCCCCGAGGAGATCGCGCTTAGCCTCAGAGTAATTCAACAAGCATCTAAATTCTCAGGAATAGTTGCCGGTTTAGGTTTGACAATGTCGGATGATTTGTTGTATCAATTTGAAAGTGTAAAGTGGTAA